In the Engystomops pustulosus chromosome 2, aEngPut4.maternal, whole genome shotgun sequence genome, one interval contains:
- the TSKU gene encoding tsukushi isoform X1, translated as MDLLPKLFFYFVLTLVVPATQGSANFQCLAMGLSPWYSVLFLTSLVAANKPCFPGCSCEVESFGLFDSFSLTKVDCSGVGSHIVPVSLPLDTSYLDLSSNKLENVNESVLSGPGYTTLVNLNLSYNQIVKMSTTTFSKLRYLESLDLSHNRLEALPDHSFFYSPLVELNLSFNKLVEIKIGAFTSQTNGKAINIDLSNNLIRVVSRGSSNPLPNIRSLNLSGNGLRSVQGLQGLSLQSLNMDNNPISKIEENDLLGLKSLTHLSLRNMADLREIAPRSFRELPSLQVLDLSNNPNLVSLAEEVFFGLRTLQEVNLLNSGVGSLPKDTLHHLPAMKSITWGNHIHCIKTMKEDQFHLQNGLVRREVLVCRNNLGAVSAQDVL; from the coding sequence GTTTAGCCATGGGGTTGTCTCCCTGGTACAGTGTGCTGTTCCTCACCAGCCTCGTTGCCGCTAACAAGCCTTGTTTCCCGGGATGTTCCTGTGAAGTTGAAAGTTTTGGATTATTTGACAGCTTTAGCCTGACCAAAGTGGACTGCAGTGGGGTGGGATCCCACATCGTCCCGGTCTCTCTTCCTCTGGATACATCCTACCTGGATCTTTCCTCAAACAAACTGGAAAATGTTAATGAGTCGGTGTTGTCCGGCCCCGGATACACAACATTGGTCAACCTCAACTTGAGTTACAACCAAATAGTCAAAATGTCCACTACAACTTTCTCCAAACTAAGATACTTGGAGTCATTGGATCTGAGCCACAACCGGTTGGAGGCTCTTCCGGATCATAGCTTTTTTTACTCACCCCTTGTAGAACTGAACCTAAGTTTTAACAAACTAGTAGAGATCAAAATTGGCGCCTTCACCTCCCAAACCAACGGGAAAGCCATAAACATCGACCTCTCCAACAACTTGATCAGGGTCGTATCAAGGGGGTCGAGTAATCCTCTTCCAAATATCCGGAGCTTGAATTTGTCGGGAAATGGTCTACGTTCTGTCCAAGGCCTTCAAGGACTTTCTTTACAGTCTCTAAATATGGATAACAATCCCATTTCTAAAATCGAGGAAAATGACCTTTTGGGATTGAAAAGTTTAACCCATTTATCGCTGAGAAATATGGCCGATTTGAGGGAGATTGCTCCTCGGAGCTTTCGAGAATTACCATCTCTCCAAGTTCTTGACCTCTCAAATAATCCCAATCTGGTATCACTAGCTGAGGAGGTCTTCTTTGGCTTGAGGACCTTGCAAGAGGTGAACTTGTTAAATTCGGGGGTAGGTTCCTTACCCAAGGATACTCTTCACCACTTACCGGCCATGAAGAGCATTACCTGGGGAAACCACATCCACTGTATAAAGACTATGAAAGAAGATCAATTCCACCTACAGAACGGTCTGGTCCGCAGGGAAGTTCTGGTCTGTCGAAACAATCTAGGTGCTGTATCAGCACAGgatgttttgtaa
- the TSKU gene encoding tsukushi isoform X3: MGLSPWYSVLFLTSLVAANKPCFPGCSCEVESFGLFDSFSLTKVDCSGVGSHIVPVSLPLDTSYLDLSSNKLENVNESVLSGPGYTTLVNLNLSYNQIVKMSTTTFSKLRYLESLDLSHNRLEALPDHSFFYSPLVELNLSFNKLVEIKIGAFTSQTNGKAINIDLSNNLIRVVSRGSSNPLPNIRSLNLSGNGLRSVQGLQGLSLQSLNMDNNPISKIEENDLLGLKSLTHLSLRNMADLREIAPRSFRELPSLQVLDLSNNPNLVSLAEEVFFGLRTLQEVNLLNSGVGSLPKDTLHHLPAMKSITWGNHIHCIKTMKEDQFHLQNGLVRREVLVCRNNLGAVSAQDVL, from the coding sequence ATGGGGTTGTCTCCCTGGTACAGTGTGCTGTTCCTCACCAGCCTCGTTGCCGCTAACAAGCCTTGTTTCCCGGGATGTTCCTGTGAAGTTGAAAGTTTTGGATTATTTGACAGCTTTAGCCTGACCAAAGTGGACTGCAGTGGGGTGGGATCCCACATCGTCCCGGTCTCTCTTCCTCTGGATACATCCTACCTGGATCTTTCCTCAAACAAACTGGAAAATGTTAATGAGTCGGTGTTGTCCGGCCCCGGATACACAACATTGGTCAACCTCAACTTGAGTTACAACCAAATAGTCAAAATGTCCACTACAACTTTCTCCAAACTAAGATACTTGGAGTCATTGGATCTGAGCCACAACCGGTTGGAGGCTCTTCCGGATCATAGCTTTTTTTACTCACCCCTTGTAGAACTGAACCTAAGTTTTAACAAACTAGTAGAGATCAAAATTGGCGCCTTCACCTCCCAAACCAACGGGAAAGCCATAAACATCGACCTCTCCAACAACTTGATCAGGGTCGTATCAAGGGGGTCGAGTAATCCTCTTCCAAATATCCGGAGCTTGAATTTGTCGGGAAATGGTCTACGTTCTGTCCAAGGCCTTCAAGGACTTTCTTTACAGTCTCTAAATATGGATAACAATCCCATTTCTAAAATCGAGGAAAATGACCTTTTGGGATTGAAAAGTTTAACCCATTTATCGCTGAGAAATATGGCCGATTTGAGGGAGATTGCTCCTCGGAGCTTTCGAGAATTACCATCTCTCCAAGTTCTTGACCTCTCAAATAATCCCAATCTGGTATCACTAGCTGAGGAGGTCTTCTTTGGCTTGAGGACCTTGCAAGAGGTGAACTTGTTAAATTCGGGGGTAGGTTCCTTACCCAAGGATACTCTTCACCACTTACCGGCCATGAAGAGCATTACCTGGGGAAACCACATCCACTGTATAAAGACTATGAAAGAAGATCAATTCCACCTACAGAACGGTCTGGTCCGCAGGGAAGTTCTGGTCTGTCGAAACAATCTAGGTGCTGTATCAGCACAGgatgttttgtaa
- the TSKU gene encoding tsukushi isoform X2, with product MCRHRMSQDCHLLPLMRRISAGLAMGLSPWYSVLFLTSLVAANKPCFPGCSCEVESFGLFDSFSLTKVDCSGVGSHIVPVSLPLDTSYLDLSSNKLENVNESVLSGPGYTTLVNLNLSYNQIVKMSTTTFSKLRYLESLDLSHNRLEALPDHSFFYSPLVELNLSFNKLVEIKIGAFTSQTNGKAINIDLSNNLIRVVSRGSSNPLPNIRSLNLSGNGLRSVQGLQGLSLQSLNMDNNPISKIEENDLLGLKSLTHLSLRNMADLREIAPRSFRELPSLQVLDLSNNPNLVSLAEEVFFGLRTLQEVNLLNSGVGSLPKDTLHHLPAMKSITWGNHIHCIKTMKEDQFHLQNGLVRREVLVCRNNLGAVSAQDVL from the coding sequence GTTTAGCCATGGGGTTGTCTCCCTGGTACAGTGTGCTGTTCCTCACCAGCCTCGTTGCCGCTAACAAGCCTTGTTTCCCGGGATGTTCCTGTGAAGTTGAAAGTTTTGGATTATTTGACAGCTTTAGCCTGACCAAAGTGGACTGCAGTGGGGTGGGATCCCACATCGTCCCGGTCTCTCTTCCTCTGGATACATCCTACCTGGATCTTTCCTCAAACAAACTGGAAAATGTTAATGAGTCGGTGTTGTCCGGCCCCGGATACACAACATTGGTCAACCTCAACTTGAGTTACAACCAAATAGTCAAAATGTCCACTACAACTTTCTCCAAACTAAGATACTTGGAGTCATTGGATCTGAGCCACAACCGGTTGGAGGCTCTTCCGGATCATAGCTTTTTTTACTCACCCCTTGTAGAACTGAACCTAAGTTTTAACAAACTAGTAGAGATCAAAATTGGCGCCTTCACCTCCCAAACCAACGGGAAAGCCATAAACATCGACCTCTCCAACAACTTGATCAGGGTCGTATCAAGGGGGTCGAGTAATCCTCTTCCAAATATCCGGAGCTTGAATTTGTCGGGAAATGGTCTACGTTCTGTCCAAGGCCTTCAAGGACTTTCTTTACAGTCTCTAAATATGGATAACAATCCCATTTCTAAAATCGAGGAAAATGACCTTTTGGGATTGAAAAGTTTAACCCATTTATCGCTGAGAAATATGGCCGATTTGAGGGAGATTGCTCCTCGGAGCTTTCGAGAATTACCATCTCTCCAAGTTCTTGACCTCTCAAATAATCCCAATCTGGTATCACTAGCTGAGGAGGTCTTCTTTGGCTTGAGGACCTTGCAAGAGGTGAACTTGTTAAATTCGGGGGTAGGTTCCTTACCCAAGGATACTCTTCACCACTTACCGGCCATGAAGAGCATTACCTGGGGAAACCACATCCACTGTATAAAGACTATGAAAGAAGATCAATTCCACCTACAGAACGGTCTGGTCCGCAGGGAAGTTCTGGTCTGTCGAAACAATCTAGGTGCTGTATCAGCACAGgatgttttgtaa